A stretch of DNA from Halorubrum sp. BOL3-1:
GAGCTCGCCGCCGTCAGATCGGTCGACGAGGCGTACCGGGCCGCGATCGCGGTCGCCGAGCAGGTGTTCCCGAAGTACCAGGCCGTGGTCGCCGTCCGGGACGGAGAGTGGGTCGAACCGGTGGTCGCGTCCGGCGGGACACCGGTCGAGGACTGTAACCGAGTCCGCGTCGGCAGCGGCGTAGCCGGACGCGCCGTTCGGACCGGCGACGCGTCGATCGCGCCGAACCCGAACCCTGAGAGCCGGTTCGACAGGCTGCTCACCGTCCCGGTTGGCGACGACATCGTCTTCCAGCTCGCGGCCGACGGAACCGACGAACTCGACGACGCCGACCGCAGACTGGCGGAGTTGCTCGGCTCCCACCTCGAAGAGACGCTCGACCGAATCGCGGTCACCGAGACGCTCCGCGCCGAGCGCGACAGGCTCCTCGCGCTGTTCACGAACGTCCCGGACCCCGCCATCGCCTACGACTACGCCGACGGCGACCCGATCGTCCGGCAGGTGAACGACGCGTTCGAGGCGACCTTCGGATACGAGGCGGAGACGGTGCGCGGAGAGTCCATCGACGAGTACATCGTTCCGCCTGACGCCGAGCCGGAGGCCGACGACCTCAACGACCGGCTACAGCGCGGTGAAAACGTCCGCCGAGAGGTGACGCGTCTCACCGCCGACGGGCCGCGCCACTTCATCCTCCACGTCATCCCGATCCACCTCGACGCGGCGAACGCGGCCGGCTACGCCATCTACACCGACGTCACCGACCGGCGGGAGCGCGAGGAGATGCTCGGACGGCAGAACGAACGGCTCGACGAGTTCGCGTCCATCGTGTCACACGACCTCCGGAATCCGCTATCGGTCGCGGACGGGTACGTCGACCTCGCACGCGAGACGGGCGATCTGGCCCATCTCGACAGGGCTGCCGACGCGATCGACCGAATGGACGAACTCGTCGCGGACCTCCTGTCGCTGGCCAGACAGGGACGAGCGGTGGGCGAGACGGACTCCGTCCTGCTGTCCGACCTCACGCGCGAGGCGTGGGAAAGCGTCGACACCGACGGCGCGACCCTCACCGTCGAGTCGGACGTGACCCTAGAGGCGAACCGGACGCGACTGTGCGAACTGTTCGAGAACGTCTTCCGGAACAGCGTGGAACACGGTTCCACGAGCAGTCGGGCGGAGCCCGACGACAGCGTCGAACACGGCCGCGACTCTTCGGGCGACCCGCTCTCCATCCGGGTGGGAACCGTGATATTCCGCGGAGACGACGGCACCGCTACAGACGGGTTCTACGTCGAAGACAACGGGACCGGCCTCCCAGAGGGCGACATCGACCGGGTGTTCGAGAGCGGGTTCACGACCGACGAGTCCGGCACGGGACTCGGGCTCGCAATCAGCGAACGCATCGCCGAGGCGCACGGCTGGACCGTCGAGGCTCGCGCCGCCGAAGACGGCGGGGCGCGCTTCGAGTTCCGAACGTCCTGAGCCGACGCCCGGTCCGAAACGACCTTACGCCGCGCGCGAGGGTATCCGGTATGGTCGAGAACGTCGTCTACCCCGCCTACTTCGACGCCGAGCTGTCGCGCTCGGAGGGGCGCCGCGTCCCGACGGATCTGGCGGTCGAAACGCCGACCGTCGACGAGATCGCGAAGGCCGTCCAGCAGGTCGGCTACGACGCCGCCGTCGAGCGCGACGCCACCTACTCCCGCGAGTTCGACGCCCGCGGTTCCGTGACGGTCAAAGGGACCGAGGACACCGCGAAAAACGACCTCGTTCAGGCGATCGCCGCGTACCTCGGCGTCCTGCGGGAGTAACCGTGCGGCGCGTCGGCACCGTCGTCCGTACCGCCGGAGGGCTGACGATCGCCCGCGGCGACCCCGACGCCGACCCGCCCCGAATCGGCGCGAGCGTTGTCGACGAGTCGCTCTCGACGGTCGGTCGCGTCGTCGACGTGTTCGGGCCGGTCGGACACCCCTACGTGGCGGTCACGCCCGGCGACGGCGTCGGGCTCGCGGACCTCGTCGGTGGAAAGCTGTACGCGCGGTAGCTACGGGTCCGTTCCCGGCGACTTACCGCTCTCCG
This window harbors:
- a CDS encoding ATP-binding protein — its product is MTSALGEHASVIVLGDDPERTGDIGTRFESEEGGSDGDGGFTVETHTVGSDAVGSERIADVDVIVVVDETGLERVRSADRVGVVVASVDDPTAEIAIDPIVDAVAGTPEALSETVSWLLARDRGSVVRSAPTRTPSRIEQLNAGMAELAAVRSVDEAYRAAIAVAEQVFPKYQAVVAVRDGEWVEPVVASGGTPVEDCNRVRVGSGVAGRAVRTGDASIAPNPNPESRFDRLLTVPVGDDIVFQLAADGTDELDDADRRLAELLGSHLEETLDRIAVTETLRAERDRLLALFTNVPDPAIAYDYADGDPIVRQVNDAFEATFGYEAETVRGESIDEYIVPPDAEPEADDLNDRLQRGENVRREVTRLTADGPRHFILHVIPIHLDAANAAGYAIYTDVTDRREREEMLGRQNERLDEFASIVSHDLRNPLSVADGYVDLARETGDLAHLDRAADAIDRMDELVADLLSLARQGRAVGETDSVLLSDLTREAWESVDTDGATLTVESDVTLEANRTRLCELFENVFRNSVEHGSTSSRAEPDDSVEHGRDSSGDPLSIRVGTVIFRGDDGTATDGFYVEDNGTGLPEGDIDRVFESGFTTDESGTGLGLAISERIAEAHGWTVEARAAEDGGARFEFRTS
- the srp19 gene encoding signal recognition particle subunit SRP19, encoding MVENVVYPAYFDAELSRSEGRRVPTDLAVETPTVDEIAKAVQQVGYDAAVERDATYSREFDARGSVTVKGTEDTAKNDLVQAIAAYLGVLRE
- a CDS encoding H/ACA ribonucleoprotein complex subunit GAR1, coding for MRRVGTVVRTAGGLTIARGDPDADPPRIGASVVDESLSTVGRVVDVFGPVGHPYVAVTPGDGVGLADLVGGKLYAR